GAAGAATTGTTTGATAGTCACTCAGCTTGCGTTATTAATTGCGAAACTGTCTTAGAAAAAACTATAACCCCCTAccagattgttttttttttccctggGAGAAGTATCACGGACAATATAATTATAGCACATGAACTTGTTGACTCCATGAATAAGATTAGAgaaaaaaagggttggatgacTATGAAACTAgacatgtcaaaggcttttgacagagtAGAATGACCTTTTCTGTTAATTGCATTGAAAAAGCTAGGTTTCTGTGATGCTTTTTGCATGACGATTGAACAATGTATAAGTACTGTTTctacatctattcttttgaatgaATAACCTGTTGATCCTTTCATTAAGATTAACTGTGATGCAACTTTTGATGATCTTACTAAATCAGTGAGCATTGGACTAATATGTAAGAATCTTGGAGGTAATGTAGATGGAGCTAGATGCTGCAAGACTAAGGCACTAGACCCAGAACAAGCGGAAGCAAAATCTTTTCTTGAAACAACATTATGGGAAAGGCAAAAAGGATACAACTACAAGAATGTGCACTTGGAGGGAGATTGTTTAAATGTTATCAATGCTTTAAATGGTAGATTGGTTCAATAAAATGGACCACAAAAAACTTCGTCATTGACTGTGGTAATGTTTTAAATTCTTTTAATAGTTGGAAATGCACATATGTGCGTAGAGATGTTAACCATGTTGCTCATAAGATTGCAAAACATGGTAAAGACATTAAGTCTGAGGAGGAATACTTCTTACTGGCAATTTAGATATCACCTCGTAAGAAGTATTATAAACCTATGGCATTTTTGTTGGGAACTAATAGAGTGGAAGACTTAAGTATGGAAAACCTGCTACTACAGAGGAAGCAACTCTTGTACTGGCTCGGTTATTGCTAACAACATTATGTAAAGTTTAAGGATTCAGATTTATTCTTGTGCAGAAAATGATGATTTAATAACGTTCTTTCAACGGAAACTTATCACCAAAAACGAATGAGCGGAAAGTTTGAATTGGAGGTTCACTTGGTTTTGTCTCATACAAGGTTTGAGATACGTTCAACCGTCATTGCATGACCATGAGCACCTACCTCTGTATATTGGCGTTGACCGTTGTTTTTCCGTCATgatggtttttgtctttttcttggATGTTGAATACACTGTATGAACAATGCCCAACTTTGGTTTTATACTACTATAGGGTGATCACCAAGAGGTAGATCATACCAAGACATTCCAAAACTTTATAGACTGGATTTTGTTTCTTCGCCAACCTTTATTAACGATAATAAAATTTGCACTGACATCTGATCAAATTTTTAATTCGTCTAAAGTTCTTGTGAATGGAGCCTAAGATGATAAGAAAACGCCTCTCTCTTTCCGTGCTCTATATCTAGCTATTTGAGTAGGCTAGGGTTATGAATTCATGTCCTTACAGTTGTAAATTTGAAACACAACAAATGCACAcaacaaaagaattattattacaTTGATAAGCACATTAATATACAATGCACTTAGAATTCAAGTACAACAAAAACCAACTGTTGAAGTTGAATGGAAAAGAACAAACGCATTCGAGCGCTACAAATCGGGGACAGAAATAAACAAAAGAAAACGCATGCAAGAACGATTCACAAATGAGAGCCATATAATGATGGCTCCCTTCCCTGTGGTCCATAAGGATTATGAAATCACTGAATAAGGCTGACCTGATACTTAGTAAACCCCATTGCAATCATACAAACCAAAGTCAGCACCATATCCATGGTGATGAGGGAGAGAACAAGTGTGGATCTGATGGTTTTAAATAGTAAGTTTTGTTTCAAAGGTGATAGTAGAGCTGCCTTCACTATAAAATGTACGACTACTACTCATTCCAGGATTTTTCCCCGGTAAATATTAAGTGAGCAACAATTCATCCGCTCGATCAGCAACCTTACTTTTGAGGTTGTCAATAGCATCACTTAACTGTTCCAACTCATGCACCCCTAAATCATCAATAGGATCTCACCAAAactgtttcttattttctttcatcATCTTTTTTAATTCCGCTCCTCTTTTTTTCTCGGTTTCCAACCTGCTAAGTGCTTCGTATACTCTCTGTTGAGTTCACGAATTTTGGCTTCACGATGAGCCGTGACAAGTGGAGTTGGATGAGAATTTCCAGAGAGGTAGCGGTCGATGATATTGTGAGGATGAGTGAAAGAAAAAGGTTTTCCAGCGGGTGAAAATACGATGATAGCAATCTCAGCACCACAAAGGGTAGAAAGTTCATGAGCCTTCTTAAAAACACCTCCTCTACGTTTAGAGAAGGTAACTTGTCTTGCATCTTCTTTCTCAAttcttttgatttcaattttctgTCGACCCATGCTTGGTTTTCTTGTCGCTGCCATGATGCAAATGCAAAATTTGGGATATTCTTTGCGTTCGTTTCTCTCTTCGGGTGGTGATAGTAAAAAGAGATGTGAAGGAGATGGAGATTTAAAGGGGTCGAGACTTGTGAGTTGTGTATGATGTACGCAATATTGTCTCTTAAAAATAATAGTTGTCTGATTTAAATTCATTCATTAATTAAATATTTAGAGTCTTAATTCTTTTTTATTACCATTTTTACAGTAAGAAAGAAACAAATCTTATCTAGTGAGTGCATGTAGTACTTAGTTTTGATGACCCTTCCATTTGTAAATGTCTGTATTCATTTCACCTTATAATTAGCGCTGTAATGGGCAAGTTTTTAACTGATGCATTTAGGGCAGGTAATAAAATGGAAACGTTTTGAGAATGAATCTTAGAACTAATTAAATTTAGATCTAAGCAATCTATCTAGTCTAGTTTTGGTCATTTTTTGTTGGATCATTTTATTTTTGACACCTGATATATATCATAAAATCCGTGTTTTCAGATGGATTGCACAAACAATCTATGTGCCTGCCATGCAGCCATGGCATGCATCTAATTTAGGTATCCCTCTCAAAGTAATGATCATTCGATTTATTTGATACAAACATTGAGCCGTGACGAACATGCCATTCCTTCTCTTGACCATTTAGTTACACAGGCTGCGTTAAACCCACGGCCTATCGTACCTTTTACCCAGCCCCGAACAAAAAATATCTATCTTTTATTTGGAAATATAAAGTTATATGCCTTGCAAATAAGTTATGTTTAATTAAGCATCACAACTTTAGTAATTTTTTGTATATCTATTCTTGCTCTAATCAGGAAAAGAGAATAACTCTAATCgggaaaagaggaaaaaaaaaatacaagtttAGTATCTATTCTAACTCTAATATGCGTTGTCTCTTCTCTATTAGAGTTAGAATAGGTATACTAAAAATTTCTTGATTTTCGATCAGAATTTATCTAATCGAAACTAAGATTGAGGGAGCCTGTTCTAAATCTAATTTCATTTGAAACTCAATAACCTAATATAATCATAAATTTCCATAATCAATCTTAGTTTCGGTTAGACTTGATTTCTAACAGCATCCCTCGAACTGATACTATGTAAGGTGCTCATTCCCAACGTTACTCGCAACTTGAGAAGCGTTTCATTCTTTAACGTCTTTGTGAAAATATGTACAACTTGTTCATCATTTTGACAGAACTCCATGATTATGTCATTGTCATATATATACCTCACAAATGTAGTGATACTTGATATCAACATGCTTGTGTCTTCCATGTTATACTGAATTCTTTGTGAGTACTATAGCTGAATTGTTATCGCTACAGGGAACTATCTTCTCATGATTAAATGACTTCAACATCTTTCTTAACCATATGACTTGAGTAGCATAAGAAGGAGCAACCATATATTCTGCTTCTGGAGTCGACAAAGTAACCACCTATTGCTTCTTTGATGACTATGAGAAAAATCCTGATCGGAAATCTGATGCGTGTTGTAACAAATTACTAAAAATATAATCCATTAGTTAATTAATAATATAGCAGTATTAAGGATCGTTTTTATTGAGAGTTGTACGTGTAATTCACAAGTCATTTGGattagaaaattaaaataaattattaaAATTGGGATTGGATTAATTAAACTgactaaacaaaacaaaataggAATAAAAGATGATTAGGAGTAATTCGTCGTTACCAAAAAATATCTCGCGTAGTATATTCATCTACTTTTCGTTAGAATCATTTATCaacaaccgtagaatagcatgtacgcttagctatcccaaTAGTTTCTAGTATCACTAGTAACAAGCACGCTTAGTCTATGGATTCTATCCACCTTAGTCGCCATGAAGTAAGCTCTCAAAATGTAACTCAGTCAAACGTTTTAGAAATTATGAATTTAGGTTAACCCAATAGATAACTTAGTATGCTCGGTTCACTTACAGATGTTGTCTTTGCACACGGTTGCTTCATTGAATCCCTCTGCAGGGTCTCATATTTTTTACTTATATAGGAGATGATTGATAATTACCGATCGTTCAAcactctactagcaatagaatgatcaatatatTAATTCAAGTGTATATTTGAATAATCTAGAAACCAATCGTAAACCTTTTACATAGAAAAGAAAATCGACAAGATaataaaaatctcaaaaaacCTTAAATACTAATTAGGTTTCACGCCCAAAACATCGAATTCATCCTTAATTAATAAATACATAAATACAGGTGATTAAATGATTTTCCGGTTGTAAACCCTAGACTATTTTATGTAAAATAAAAGTGTATATGTGAAAACTTAACTAAAAACTCACGTAAAAGCCTCTAAAGGTATCCAAATTGTAGACGTGCGTGCATGAATCCCGGTAAAACTAAGGTGCCAAAACTCACCAGAAATAGCCAAAAGATGTCCACGCCAAAATACGGTCGTGAGAAGAATTGTTAGACAACCACTGAGCTTGCGTTATTAATTATTGAAACCAGGCCCAATGTGTTTAGACTTTGGCTTGTCAGTCTGCCAAATCTGACAGTCATATTCTTCTTGCTCAAGTGGCAATAAATTTTTATCCTCCGACACATCCATCTCGCGAACATCCAAAGTTcctaaattttaatttttttcgcTGAAGTCTCGGACACATTTGTGACATAGAAAATTAGTTTTTTCTGGAATGATCAATATATTAATTCAAGTGTACACTTGAATAATCTGGAAACCAATCATAAACCTTATACATAGAAAACAAAATCGACAAGATGATAAAAATTTCAATAAACCTTAAATACTAATTAGGTTTCACGCCCGAAATATAGAATTCATCCTtaattaataaaaacataaactACACGTGATTAACGATTTCCCAGTTGAAAATCCTAGACTATTTAATGTAAAATAAAAGTGTATATCAGATGTGAAAACTTAATTAAAAACTTATGTAGAAGCCTCCTTAAATATGTATTCAAATTTTAGACGTGCGTGCATGAATCCCGGTAAAATTAAGGTGTCAAAACTCACCAAAAATATCCAAAAGAAGTCCACGCCCAAAATACGGTCGTGAGAAGAATTGCTGGACAACCACTGAGCTTGAGTTATTAATTGTTGAAACCAAGCCCAACGCGTTTAAACTTTGGCTTGTCAGTCTGCCAAAACTGACAGTCATATTCTTCTTGCTCAAGTGGCAATAAATCTTTATCCTCCGACACATTCACCTCGAGAAAATCCAAAGTTCCtggattttaaattttttcattGAAGTCTCAGACACACTTGTGACCGAGAAAATTAGTTTTTTCTTGAATTTGCAACCCGCTGAGGACATTTTATCTCCTTATAGCATTTTCAATGGAATGTTCTAGAATTCCTAAATTGTAGGCCACGTAAGATTTTATTACattctgagaagaaaaaaaacgtcTCCAACGAGAACCTCTAAAGACAATGTAAATATATCGTGGAAGGTGGCTACAATTACATCCTCTGTGAGATCCTCTGTTTTTAGAGGATCTCTTTTAGGATGTGAGCAATCCAAATTAGcaattttaatgaaaataaatagtCAAACGGTTAAATCTTTAAAAGCACAAGATCCTCTAACCAATATTCTTAATACACGTGGACTATTAATTCACTTCAAAACTTATTGGTTGGAGAAGATCTCTCTTATATTCTTaaatttatgtaattttgatcgTAAGGATGTTTTCAAGGGAATAACACGTCGGAAAGATCCCGAGgatccattggagatgctcttagtttGACCAATTTCATTTTCTACCATATTTCTCATCGACATACAGTAACATCATCTAACTCCCACCCCATTTTGAACAAGCTATTCTCTGTTGAACCCGTGAATCTGCATCACAAGTCGTCATAATGGCAGCAACCACAATTTACTATGTCTTCCATATCGCGACCATCATATCATTGCTAACGTCATTGATCACTGCTAAACCAAAGATACATACTATTCTCCACAACATCATCCAACTTCATCTCCAATCTCTGTCAACCACCGGAAGTATACCATCATCAGCATGTATCGTGATTTGAGATcattaatttgcattccttgttCACTATCATTGCTAATATCGACAACAATTCAAACCCACAAAGAGATCATTATATTCTTCCCTATTATTCGAGCATCCAATACTTCTGCCATCAATGACATGCAacaagaaaaatcttcttgtcgtCAATCTTCAATAGTCTTCTATACCTGCAAAATGACAAACTTGATTGCTGACTTATGATCGGTCACCCATAGAATAGAGTCTGTtaccaatggatgatcacaagtcaatgcTAAACTCGTTTGAGTTACCTTATGTCATAAGAGAATGCTCtcaagaataactaaactaggtgCAAATAAAACgctaaccaccgttagtcaatcaaatcaataaccaaaaactAAAATGTCATTcgagtttcccaccaacgatactagtaGAAGCTTTTTgaccccaaagaagtctttaaactagcgatcgcaagagatttcgcctaattaggttactcttctctcgaACATAATATTATGAGAagactattagtcggctacaccagaaacaacaaagatgaagtttgcctgactcAGGATAAGTTTGTGAGAAGAACAAACTTTACAATTTTTAgatcaaggtagtttggacaccaaggaatttccataaccgaatatattcttaagatatgcaataaaacacctaatttcggttttataaattccaaccaatatccaactataTAACGGAAATCTTCATGGACTACTCAATACTCCCTCCTTTCCATTTTAAATGagttttagggttattttttgttccacaatacttgatagttttcatatttGTCTCACAAAACTACCAACCCTAACATTTTGTATTGGAactataaatttatttttaaatacaCTAATAGCAtctaatgtttgaagacttttctcaagggtatgaatagaattttttttagatctctctccatttcttaatctgcatgaaaactcctaaaacatcatctaaagtggaacaaAGGGAGTATTATCTAGCACTTAACCAATATATATTTCcatagatatgttttgattgctggtaaaacatattaatttcgaaatctcaaaaagattctaTACTATTTCAGTTTGGGatttcaccttgagtatcaaggtacatctttgaacaattaagaaataagatttcagcacatgttcaaattactcactatgtcgacatcttgaacttttctATTTTCCAAACCCAATctccaaatcacacaaaccctaaagtgtatgtGACTTAGAGAAATCGGTTTTGCCTATTGGGACCAGTTCTACCATGATACCTAAAGCAAGTTAAGatcagttctaccttgactcccaataaaAGTAGGGCTTGGTTCTACCTTTTCTCTTTTATACCTACTACAAGGTGATCATCACCAAAAGGTAGATtgtgaaaggacaaatagtcccacatcggTATAATGCGCTTAATCAACTTAAATATAGTATGGAAGGtccgctccactcattgccaattggttttgagttggatgcccgcagactttaacatggtatcagagctaagcTCCAGACCCAGACCTGCGTACGCCGGGTGTAGGCCGAGTTACTGGCCTAAGTGTTTAACCTACTTTGTCACTTGTACACCCGGGGTGTAGGCCAGTGCCGATACTGGCCGAGGTGTTACCTCCTGATTTAGTCACTCACCTGTGTACActcgtacgtaggtccacgtgtgaggcctagtgactggccttacacgtgagggggcgtgtgaaaggacaaatagtcccacatcgctatagtttgcttaattaacttaaatataatatggaagggtcaCTCccctcattgccaattggttttgagttggatgcccgcagactttaacatagATCATACCAAGACATACCAAAATTTTAGACCGGAAGTTGTTTCTTTGCCAACCTTTATTAAAGATAGTAAAATTGCACTCACATCTAATCGAATTTTCCATTCGTCTAGAGTTCCTACGAAAGGAGAGATGATGATGATTACTAAGAGAACGCCTCTCTTTTCTTGTTCTGTATGTAGCTATTTGAGTAGGGTTATGAATTCATGTCCTCAGAGTTGTAAATATGAAACACAACAAATGCTCACGTTTAGGAATTAAAAGGATTATTATTATTACATTGATAAGCACATTAATATACAATGCACTTAGAATTCAAGTACAACAAAAGCCGACTGTTGAATGGGAAAGAACAAACGCATTCCAGCGCAACAAATCGGGGACAGAAATAAACAAAAGCAAACGCATGCAAGAACGaatcataaatttttttttttggtcggtAAATAGAATTATATTAAGAAAAAGACAATTTACAAACTCTGCAAAGTAGAAGCCACCAAGCAGGGGAAAAGGAAACACaacaaagaaaaccaaaacccaAGGAAAGACTAGGGAGGGTCAAAGAACAGACCTTTCCGGTTAGAAATCACATCATGATGCAAAATATTTGTACAGGTTAAATTCTTAGCAGCCCAATGAAAAGCGCTGATTTTAGAATCAGCAATGATAGCCTTCACAGTGCGTTTCTTGCCATTAAAAGTGCGGGCATTTCTCTCGTTCCAAACGTTCCAACAAACGCTGGCAGGGATCCTCTTCCATATCTCCTTCCCATTATTTTGAGTGGCCACAGATGACCAGTTCTTAAACAAATTTAACAGGGATGAGAAAGTAGGAAACTGCACATTTGCTTGAGCGAAAAAGTAATCCCAAACTTAATGAGTGAACCGACAATTCCAGAAGAGGTGAGTACCAGATTCCAACACATTATTGCACAGAGAACATAAATTTGTTGCCGACGAGCCTCCAAAAACAGACAAAGCGCAATTTCTATGCTGCAGATTGTCAATGGTAGGAAGACTATCAAGAACAAGTTGCCAAAGGAAAAATCCAATTTTATGAGGCCAAGCATTGGACCAAATTTTCTTTCTAGGAAAAGAAGGATTGCTGGTAGTTAAGGTGTCTAGCTGATAGGCAGACTTAACTGAGAAAGCTCCTGAAAATTCACCAACCCAAACAAGCTCGTCATCTTCATCGAGAGAAAAGACTATACTGTTAAGAATTGGAGTCAAAACAGTAAATTCAGCAATCTCAGCATCGTATAAACGTCTGCGGGTACCGAAGTTCCAATAACATCCAGAATCATCAGGAACATAAAGTTGGAGCAGGGAGCAATGTTTGCTATTAGATATCTCATACAACCTTGGAAAAGTTTCAGCAAACGGACCTTGTGCGCACTATTTATCTTCCCAAAAGCGATTTTTATCACCCCTTCCTATTTTGAATTGAGTAAACTTGAAGAAGTCCTCTGCAACCTTATAAATGTTCCTTCACAAGCTTACACCATGAGAACTTGTTGGTTTCTTAGTCCTCCAACCAAGATCAGAGCATCCATACTTTTCAAAAGTAATTTTAGCCCACAAAGAATTTCTTTCCTTTCCAAGACGCCACCACCACTTCATAAGTAACACCTTATTCATACTATTTAGTTTCCGAATACCTAACCCACCATGATCAAGAGGTTTACGGACTTTGGACCAGCCTACCCAATGGGTTTTTCTCTTGTCTTCAGAATTATGCCATAAGAAGTCTCTAATTGTTTTCTCAATTTTATTAACAACTGATTTCGGAACCATGaaaagagagaaataataaaCAGGCAAACTTAGAAGCACACTTTTAATTAGAGTAAGTTTACCTGCCTTTGTTAAAGAGCTTCTCTTCCAGGAGGCTAATCTAGCTTTGCAAGTTTCAATTACTCTATCCCATTTAGATTTCGAAAGACTTTGCTCACCAAGAGGTAAACCGAGATAAATGGAAGGAAAAGCTTCACAAGAACACCCAAAGACAGCTGCCAAAGTGTTGAGATTATTCACTTCACCGACTGCAAAGAGACTGCACTTACTGAAATTTGTGCTTAAACCTGAGGCGAACTAGAACGATAAGAGAATATACTTTAAAAATCTAACTTGCTCCAGGTCCGCGTCAAGAAAAACCAAAgtgtcatctgcaaattgcagaTGACTAATGGTGGTGCCTCCATTCTTAACACTGAAACCACCTACTTTACCAGCACATGAAGCTTTAGAGAACATAATGTTTAAGACTTCAGAGACGAGCAAGAAAAGAAACGGAGAAAGAGGATCGCCTTGACGAAGACCCTTCTCGCTGAGAAATTTCCCGCAAGAGCTTCCATTTACTAGAATAGAAAAGGGTATTTTTTCAATACAACCTTTAATCCACATTCTCCAAATTTGTCCGAAACCCATTTGCTGAAGAACTTCGTCGACAAAGGACCATTTAACATTGTCGAAAGCCTTTTCAAGGTCGATTTTACAAATCAGCCCCGGCTTTTTAGATTTCAACCTGGAGTCTAGACATTCATTAGCTATTAATATGCTGTCCAAGATTTGACGACCTTTAATAAAGGCTGTTTGAGAATTGGAGACGAGCTTTGGCAACAGCAACTTCAACCTTTCAGCGAGAACTTTTGATATAGCTTTGAAGACCGTATTGGAAAGGCTGATTGGCCTAAGGTCCTTTATCTCTTCCACCACAGATTTCTTTGGAAGCAGAGAGATAAAAGTGGACTTAAGCCTCCAGTCGATAAAACCCGAGCTTTCGAATTTCCTAACCACTTCCATGATATCATTCTTCATAAAACTCCAGCACTTCACAATAACATTGACTTGGAACCCATCAGGCCCTGGAGCTCTATCTTGCCCCAGTCTTTTAAGAGCAAGCAAAACttcctcttcttcaattcttttcTCGAGAATTCACACTTTCCTCTTCAGAAATTGAATTAAGACCGAGATTAgaaagagagacttgaaaatcatCCTTCAATTTAAATCTCTCTTGAAAATGAGAGACAATACTATAGTGTTTTTATCTTCCACCCAAGAACCCTCAATACGCAGCTTGGAGAAAGTATTCCTCCTCCTTCGAGACTTAGCAATTCTGTGATAATATTTGGTGTTCCGATCACCCTCCATCTGCCACTGGATTCTAGATTTAGCCCTGTAGTGCATCTCTTGCATATCTGCAATGTCCTCAAACTTGAGCTTTAGGTGGTTCCTAGTATCAAGTTGATCCATAGAGATAGAACCCTCATCGGCCAACTGATCTAGAAGTTTAATCTGATCGAGAGTCCGTTCAAATTTTCTATCAATATTTCCGAAGACTTCTTTATTCCAGACCCTTATCTTGGCCTTTAACAACTGGAATTTTTTAGCCAATTGAAATCCCGGAAAACCGCTGACTACAAAAGAGTTCCACCATTCAGCCATAAGATCCAAAAGAGAGTTTTCAAACAGCCACATACCTTCGAATCTCCAAGGTGGAGGACCCCAGTCTTCGATATTGCAACTCAATAAGATTGGTTTGTGGTCAGACATAGGCCTAGCCATAGCCTTGACAGAGATACATGGGAAATGATCCTCCCATCCTCCATTTATAACGAATCTATCCAGCTTGCTACTAGTAAAAGAAGAAGAGCTACCAATCCAAGTATAGCGGGAACCTTGAATACGTATATCAATAAGGTCATGAATGTCGAAGAAATGCCCAAAATCCTGCATACCCCTTGAAGTCCTCGAGCAACCTTGCCTCTCGTGCATTAGTCTGACCTCATTGAAATCTCCACAAATACACCAGGGTAAAGACCATATGTCATTCATAATGGACAATTCCTTCCACAACCTTTGCCTTTCCATTGTACCACAAGGACCATAAACACCAGAGAAAAGCCAATGGAAATTGTCAATACAATTCCTGAAACCAATATTAATAGAAAATGTACCCACAATATGATCAACCATACTAACAATATTAGGGTTCCATAAAACTAAAATACCCCCTGACCTACCAATAGAGTCTAGAGCAATCCATTCAACTAGACCAGGCCCCCAAATCTGCTTAACAATGGAATCACTGCAAGTGGTAAGCAAAGTTTCTTGAAACACAATGATGTCAGGTTTGTGTAACATACACCACCTTTTCACCCTTCCCGTTCTCTTAATATCCCTAAGGCTTTTAACATTCCAAGTAATAATTTATAACATAATAAACAACTTTTCAGAAGAGAGAAACCCAAAAGAGAACAAAGAAATTAAACTAGAGGAGGTACCTCCCTGCATTCAAAATTGAACGCAGATGGATTCTTCACTGCAGACCTTATCAGCATTCTAACAATATCATCGATATCACCCTTATTACCGATACCAGAAATATCGTTCACGGCCTTAATCAACTCAATTGCAGGCAAAAACCTATCTTTCATGTATTGTATGACCACTATTTCTTTCTCCTTATCCACCAAAGCTTGAGCAAAAAACTCCGAGGGAGGAGTGCTAATTGGAGGATAGTTTTGAGAAATACCTTGATTCCCCAGAGCTGATGAAATTGAGCCCGATACCACGATTTCATCTCTGACCCTATCAATTGGATTTGAGTTGGAGTGGAATTCACTGATGTCATCTAGAGACTCAAAATTTTCACACCTTAATTGAGATTCTTCAACAAAGGAATCATCAGCACCGCCAGAAACAGCTGCTGCCTTGGAAGACGAATCAGAAGAATAACCCCCATGAGATTGAATTTCGGCAGAACTCTCGCTGAAAAAGTTTTCTTCTCTTGGCGAACTAATAGAATCAGTGGAAGCAGAAGAGATAGAAATATCTTCAAGATTGATTTTAGAGTTCACCTGTCGATTAACAACCCCGGTGGGAAGTACACCGTGGTTTTTCGTTTTAATAATCGATGGAAATTGGGCTGGATCAGAATTTGACCGAGTTAAATTTCTATAT
This is a stretch of genomic DNA from Papaver somniferum cultivar HN1 chromosome 1, ASM357369v1, whole genome shotgun sequence. It encodes these proteins:
- the LOC113315922 gene encoding agamous-like MADS-box protein AGL61; protein product: MGRQKIEIKRIEKEDARQVTFSKRRGGVFKKAHELSTLCGAEIAIIVFSPAGKPFSFTHPHNIIDRYLSGNSHPTPLVTAHREAKIRELNREYTKHLAGVHELEQLSDAIDNLKSKVADRADELLLT
- the LOC113316047 gene encoding uncharacterized protein LOC113316047; translation: MSATVDKSTHSKYMDKDKEKGRVRSFNDVLRSSPLSIPARVLRPSEFICNGLILEQVSGPYRNLTRSNSDPAQFPSIIKTKNHGVLPTGVVNRQVNSKINLEDISISSASTDSISSPREENFFSESSAEIQSHGGYSSDSSSKAAAVSGGADDSFVEESQLRCENFESLDDISEFHSNSNPIDRVRDEIVVSGSISSALGNQGISQNYPPISTPPSEFFAQALVDKEKEIVVIQYMKDRFLPAIELIKAVNDISGIGNKGDIDDIVRMLIRSAVKNPSAFNFECREIWGPGLVEWIALDSIGRSGGILVLWNPNIVSMVDHIVGTFSINIGFRNCIDNFHWLFSGVYGPCGTMERQRLWKELSIMNDIWSLPWCICGDFNEVRLMHERQGCSRTSRGMQDFGHFFDIHDLIDIRIQGSRYTWIGSSSSFTSSKLDRFVINGGWEDHFPCISVKAMARPMSDHKPILLSCNIEDWGPPPWRFEGMWLFENSLLDLMAEWWNSFVVSGFPGFQLAKKFQLLKAKIRVWNKEVFGNIDRKFERTLDQIKLLDQLADEGSISMDQLDTRNHLKLKFEDIADMQEMHYRAKSRIQWQMEGDRNTKYYHRIAKSRRRRNTFSKLRIEGSWVEDKNTIVLSLIFKRDLN